A genomic stretch from Diprion similis isolate iyDipSimi1 chromosome 1, iyDipSimi1.1, whole genome shotgun sequence includes:
- the LOC124416069 gene encoding 39S ribosomal protein S30, mitochondrial, producing the protein MSLIRLNPQSCVRLVRIFYHGKRDYSAVIQSEECSEIPQYPKICDVSFKGKLRSKHEAYHQEIQNLNTVEEKLMKLNMPRYYGWQCLNVCESSVPYNAELMAQFTTRTHIVREPGLPKYYDRIMSSDKLDAAVQQVKKRIEDIILFEHISHKKYKELELIDSEDRKADIDSMGDRLVGQINRIILATLSSESPHLLEAQVDYEPRIEAYWWVGGMWPQEYVVKRKKRAFLKEYAEDLIDQRIQYHGTPTLHLRHEFPLNEIVSLSESENPDFIIPEFRYDPRVIGYNLKTLHGTNIPGFWPGDKNEFGIMSYHRRGHIDVRNSSFKDENEALDVQAVFASYSWLLSQACYQGFSTFNDLTYPLVTQTVITNGQLWSFYVYQLNTTVLFAEYADENPRRNLCWKTGPLKLFETITDGKLVGFNDDVLKELIKFYGNTPQKRNGVNMTPYLGHDEKRVADIKDPEKREWLEKHYKHMVSNRPRHREKEEIDWWERIYKIYFNTRFMDTKRKQWEFGKRTSLRRYDEHALEYIPKAVRPGGPKSKIKFRKTYYP; encoded by the exons ATGTCGTTGATAAGACTTAACCCACAATCGTGCGTTAGATTGGTTAGAATTTTCTACCACGGAAAAAGAGATTATTCCGCCGTTATCCAAAGTGAGGAATGTTCGGAAATTCCACAGTATCCAAAAATTTGCGATGTATCATTCAAAGGGAAACTAAGATCAAAGCATGAAGCTTATCACcaggaaattcaaaatctaaACACAGTTGAGGAAAAACTGATGAAGCTCAACATGCCTCGTTACTACGGCTGGCAATGCCTAAATGTGTGCGAATCGTCCGTACCCTACAATGCGGAATTAATGGCCCAATTCACTACTAGAACACACATTGTTAGAGAACCTGGTTTGCCAAAATATTATGACCGCATCATGTCATCCGATAAGTTAGACGCAGCGGTGCAGCAGGTTAAAAAACGAATCGaggatattatattatttgaacACATTAGTCACAA AAAATATAAAGAGCTCGAATTGATCGATTCGGAGGATCGTAAAGCGGATATTGATTCCATGGGTGATAGACTCGTCGGTCAAATTAACAGGATTATACTAGCTACCTTGTCATCGGAATCGCCACATTTATTGGAGGCGCAAGTTGATTACGAACCTCGTATCGAAGCTTATTGGTGGGTCGGAGGAATGTGGCCTCAGGAATAcgttgtaaaaagaaaaaagagagctTTTCTCAAGGAGTACGCTGAGGACCTGATTGACCAACGTATCCAATACCACGGAACTCCTACCTTACACCTCAGGCATGAATTTCCACTGAATGAAATCGTCAGTTTGAGCGAGTCTGAAAATCCGGACTTTATAATCCCGGAATTCCGATATGACCCTCGAGTTATTGGTTACAATTTAAAGACGTTACACGGGACGAACATTCCTGGGTTTTGGCCCGGCGATAAAAACGAATTCGGTATCATGTCATATCACAGACGTGGTCACATTGACGTTCGAAACTCTTCCTTCAAAGATGAGAATGAAGCCTTGGATGTTCAAGCGGTATTCGCATCCTACAGTTGGCTTCTCTCACAAGCCTGCTATCAAG GTTTTTCCACATTCAATGACTTGACATATCCTCTGGTAACACAAACTGTAATCACAAATGGGCAATTGTGGTCGTTTTATGTATATCAATTAAATACAACAGTGTTGTTTGCGGAGTATGCAGATGAAAACCCTAGGAGGAATTTATGTTGGAAAACAGGACCCTTGAAGTTGTTTGAGACGATAACAGATGGAAAGCTTGTTGGGTTCAATGATGACGTAttgaaagaattgatcaaGTTTTATGGAAATACGCCGCAGAAACGGAATGGCGTCAATATGACGCCGTATTTGGGTCATGATGAGAAAAGGGTCGCAGATATAAAAGATCCAGAGAAGAGAGAATGGCTTGAAAAACACTACAAACATATGGTCAGCAATAGGCCGAGACACAG GGAAAAAGAGGAAATTGATTGGTGGGaacgaatttacaaaatctacTTCAACACAAGATTTATGGATACAAAACGAAAACAGTGGGAATTTGGTAAAAGAACTTCACTCCGAAGATACGACGAACATGCACTTGAATATATACCAAAAGCTGTGAGGCCCGGTGGACCCAagagtaaaattaaattcagaaaaacctACTATCCTTGA